The window AGCAACATCGTTTCTGAGCTTCGTTTTTCAGGCGCTATTTTTCCCTGGTAGTAGAATTCCAAAAGTATTTCTTTTCCTTTTTCGAGCGTTTCGTTAAGGATCAGATGCAGGTTGTTCGTTTGCTTTTCTTGAAAGTAAATCAAATATCCCTGACTGCTGCGGATTTGCGAGACGCGCAGCTCCGGATTGAGGCGGAAGACGATGGAGGTGGTATCGATCGCGCTTTTCAGTTTAACCTCGGTTACGGAGCTGAGGTGTGTAGCGGTCGGCTGAAAGCGCATTTTCATTTTGTAAGATTGGATTTTGAAATCATTAACTGAATCATCCGCAGACTTTTCCGGATTTGATTTGTAGAGTGAAATGATCTGGTCTTTATCTTTTTGCGCCAGCAAAATGTCATCCGCTTCTCCCGGGGAATGCTGGTATTGCAATGTGCCAAGAGCTGTTTTCATTTCGCAATAGAGTTCCCCTTCTTCCATCTGGGCAAACCATAATTCATCGCTGAAAGGAACACGCACACTATAGACATTCCGCTCAACGTTTTTTGACTCGGACTGTGCCTTTGCATAAAGGCCTGGATTTTGGTCCGGCGTTTGTTTCGCAAGAGGTTCCAGCATGTGTTCGAGTGTGTCAGGAGAACTGCGAATAAAAATGCTTGTGGCGGTGGTCTGAACTCTGGGCTGTTTTACGAACAAGTTTACCTGCTGGCGTTCAATGGGATCGGGCGGATCGAATTCAAAGGAAGCCTCACCGAGAAAGAAAATTCCCGCAAGCTTTGATCCCGTTTCGATATGGAAGATATGCCCCTGTTGAAAATGAATGGTTGCGTCCACGTGCTTGTATTTTAAATTGCGAACGATGAAAGGCCGGTCTCCCATTCTCAGACGATAGAGACCGCTGATCGCATTGATCGCCTGGCAATTGCGAATTCGCGATTGATTCTGATCCTCTTGTGTTCGCACAATCCAGGATTCAAAACGCGCTTGATCGCTCGCTTGCAGAAAAACATGGAGAACCAGTTTGTCTCCTTTTTCTTCTGCGAGTCGGATCACGCCACTTACGTACGGAAAAGCGAGGACAGATCTGAAGAATTCCTTCTGCCGAATTTGCGAATCGGGCAGGACTAACGCAAGAAAGGCCCGCTCATTGCGTTTCAAAATCGCATCCTGCAGCTTGTCAAAAAGAGGATTCGTCTGCGCTGAAGCTACCGCAGTGAAAAAGAGAGAGATGATGAGAAAGAAAATCCTACACATAAATCTCAGGAACGCGACTATTGCGTCGTCCCGTTTAATAATTCTGCAACTAACAGTGCTGTTCTTTTGATTCCCGCTTCGGCGCCACGCACGTCATACCATTCTTCGGGAGTGTGTATTTTTCCGCTGACGCCCCCGACCCCCATGGTGAGTGCAGGAATTCCAAGCGAGAAAGGGATATTGGAATCGGTGCTGCCGGTCTCCAGCTTTGCTTCTAGATCAAAACGCCGGTTAGCAGAGATTGCTTGCCGCACCAGTACATGATTCTCCGCGATCGCTCCAGCCGGCCGGTTGCCGACAACAACCATTTCGGAATGAATAGCAGGTTTGTTCTCCAGATTCTCTTGCAAAGTCTTAAATACCCATTGATCCAGCCAAATCAAAGTTTCCATCGATTCGCTTCGCAGATCGAGATCCATCGACATTTCTGTCGGAATCGTATTGATGGACGTTCCTCCGCTAATGATTCCCACATTCAAGGTGGTTTTGGGTTTCTGAGGTAGCACGAGTCGCTCCACTTTGGAAAGAAATTCTCCCGCAACGTGAATCGGATTAGCCAGGCCTGCATCGCCCCAACTATGGCCTCCCGGGCCACGCAAAAAAATCCGGAGTCTCTTGCTCGCCAGGCCGACGGTCACAAGCCGATCTGCATCGCATCCATCCAGCGAAATAAAATAATCCACCGGTTCAGGAAACTTATCGAAAAAATTACGGGCGCCGCGCAAATTCCCCAGGCCTTCTTCTCCTACTGTTGCGAGCAAGGTCAGTGATCCCTTCGTGAGAAATCCTGCCTGTCTCAGTCCGCGGTAAAGCAGGATCAAACAGGCGAGCCCGGCGGAATCATCCGAGATTCCCGGAGCCTGCAAAACCGTGCCGCTTCGAGTTACAACAATTTCCGCGAACGAAAAAACCGTGTCCAGGTGCGCGGAAAGTACGACATGCGGTCCTCCGTTTCGCGAAACGGGGATAATCACATTGCCCACATCATCCAAATGCACATTCGGGATGTCGCGAAAAAAGGAAGCAAAAAATTTGCCACGCTTCTCTTCGTGGAAAGTGGGGGCTGGAACTTCGCAAATTTGGATTAGATCCCGCACATATTCGTTTATATGGTTATCGACATAATCCAGGAGTAGGTCGAAATCCCGCAAGAGGGCCGGGCTGGCGTTGAGAGGAAATGAATTGTTCATGGGTGCGTTACTGCG of the bacterium genome contains:
- a CDS encoding M20/M25/M40 family metallo-hydrolase, giving the protein MNNSFPLNASPALLRDFDLLLDYVDNHINEYVRDLIQICEVPAPTFHEEKRGKFFASFFRDIPNVHLDDVGNVIIPVSRNGGPHVVLSAHLDTVFSFAEIVVTRSGTVLQAPGISDDSAGLACLILLYRGLRQAGFLTKGSLTLLATVGEEGLGNLRGARNFFDKFPEPVDYFISLDGCDADRLVTVGLASKRLRIFLRGPGGHSWGDAGLANPIHVAGEFLSKVERLVLPQKPKTTLNVGIISGGTSINTIPTEMSMDLDLRSESMETLIWLDQWVFKTLQENLENKPAIHSEMVVVGNRPAGAIAENHVLVRQAISANRRFDLEAKLETGSTDSNIPFSLGIPALTMGVGGVSGKIHTPEEWYDVRGAEAGIKRTALLVAELLNGTTQ